The following coding sequences are from one uncultured Bacteroides sp. window:
- a CDS encoding LysM peptidoglycan-binding domain-containing protein, whose translation MKLISKIAILLFILNFCCFTLSAQENKSYFLHTIEKGQSLYSISSMYGVSQTSIINLNPECKDKIYAGQKIRIPQNKAQHNQGVFHTIKSGETLYRLTVMYGISAKLICDANPGLSAQNFQIGTVIRIPTNEKATNNPDLASTPSKSSAIPAAVKPNCRDMHKVKRKETIYSISRDYGITEEELIDANPELKKKKLKKGRFLCIPYANPQTDPSPDVKEPVPSDSELFTANKLKSKKKIETIKAAVILPFMLNESKKGESIRMVEYYEGFLLAVDSLKRTGVSIDLYTYDSGSNDSSIKSILTKSEMKDMDVIFGPLYQDQIPALASFTQKHHIRLVIPFTSKDTEVFKNPSIYQINTPQSYLYSEVYEHFTRQFTNANVIFLESGSNEENKADFIKGLKQELESKAIPFRTLHDITAATITPAILPGKQNIFIPTSGSSITLLKIIPQLKIAMQEKPEEEIHLFGYPEWQTYTKDHLEDFFELDTYFYSSFYTNNLLPAAINFTNNYHRWYSKAMANTYPKYGMLGFDTAFFFLKGLSEYGSDLENNLSMIKPVPIQTGFKFERVNTWGGFVNRKVFFVRFTKNYELIKLDFE comes from the coding sequence ATGAAGCTCATAAGCAAAATAGCCATTTTACTCTTCATCTTAAATTTTTGTTGCTTTACTCTTTCAGCACAAGAAAACAAATCTTACTTCTTACATACCATTGAAAAAGGACAAAGTTTGTATTCCATATCCAGTATGTACGGAGTTAGCCAGACATCTATTATTAATTTAAATCCTGAATGCAAAGATAAAATATACGCAGGGCAAAAAATTAGAATTCCTCAAAATAAAGCACAGCATAATCAGGGCGTTTTCCATACGATAAAAAGTGGAGAAACACTCTATCGCCTGACTGTGATGTATGGTATTTCCGCTAAGCTGATTTGTGATGCTAACCCCGGACTAAGCGCTCAAAACTTTCAAATAGGAACTGTTATACGCATACCTACCAATGAAAAAGCTACAAATAACCCTGATCTTGCTTCAACCCCATCCAAATCATCTGCTATTCCGGCTGCCGTAAAGCCCAATTGTAGAGATATGCACAAGGTTAAACGCAAAGAAACGATTTATAGCATCAGCCGCGATTACGGCATTACAGAGGAAGAATTAATTGATGCCAATCCAGAACTAAAGAAGAAAAAGCTTAAAAAAGGGCGTTTCTTGTGCATTCCTTATGCTAACCCCCAAACGGATCCTTCACCGGATGTCAAAGAACCTGTTCCAAGCGACAGTGAACTGTTCACTGCCAATAAATTAAAATCAAAAAAGAAAATCGAAACTATTAAAGCTGCTGTTATTCTTCCTTTCATGCTAAACGAGAGTAAAAAAGGAGAGTCTATTCGTATGGTCGAATATTATGAAGGTTTCCTTCTAGCCGTAGATAGTCTGAAACGTACAGGAGTATCAATCGATCTCTACACTTATGATTCCGGTAGCAATGATTCATCTATTAAGTCTATCTTAACAAAAAGCGAGATGAAAGATATGGATGTGATATTCGGCCCCCTGTATCAAGATCAAATCCCCGCTTTAGCCTCATTTACCCAAAAACATCATATAAGACTTGTCATTCCTTTCACTTCAAAAGATACGGAGGTTTTTAAAAACCCTTCCATTTATCAGATAAACACTCCTCAATCCTATCTATATTCTGAAGTCTATGAACACTTTACTCGCCAATTTACTAATGCGAATGTAATTTTCTTGGAGAGTGGAAGTAACGAAGAAAACAAAGCTGATTTTATCAAAGGTCTTAAACAAGAATTGGAGAGTAAAGCAATACCTTTCCGTACGCTACATGACATAACAGCTGCTACTATTACACCTGCAATCCTGCCTGGAAAACAGAACATATTTATCCCAACATCAGGAAGCAGTATTACGTTACTTAAAATTATACCTCAGCTAAAAATAGCGATGCAGGAAAAACCTGAAGAAGAAATACATCTATTTGGCTATCCGGAATGGCAAACTTATACCAAAGATCATTTAGAAGATTTCTTTGAACTCGATACTTATTTCTATTCTTCCTTCTATACTAACAATTTACTTCCTGCTGCTATAAACTTCACAAACAATTATCACAGGTGGTATAGTAAAGCCATGGCAAATACTTACCCTAAATACGGAATGCTTGGTTTTGACACCGCCTTCTTTTTCTTAAAGGGATTGAGCGAATATGGCTCTGATCTGGAGAACAATCTCTCAATGATAAAACCTGTCCCTATACAAACAGGCTTCAAATTTGAGCGAGTAAATACCTGGGGAGGTTTTGTTAACAGAAAAGTTTTCTTCGTGAGATTTACCAAAAACTATGAATTAATAAAACTTGATTTTGAATAA
- a CDS encoding porin family protein — translation MIRSKKIYIMIIFAMIISMPLLAQVGELRNNFSIGISGGQNFNSVSFSPSIKQKTLNGFTGGITARYISEKYFAMICGIQLELNYSQRGWSELIEENTDTYSRTMNYLEVPFLAHLAFGKDNGTQFFLNLGPQIAFLLNEKEKKSTPFSPISRTSKQYGKMAENKFDYGILGGAGLEIKTKAGNFLVEGRYYFALSDFYKTTKKDYFSRAAHSTLSARITYLFDLTK, via the coding sequence ATGATAAGAAGTAAGAAAATATACATCATGATCATCTTTGCAATGATCATATCGATGCCATTATTGGCACAAGTAGGTGAATTGCGCAACAATTTCTCTATTGGTATAAGTGGAGGGCAGAATTTTAACAGTGTATCGTTCAGCCCTAGCATTAAGCAAAAAACGCTGAACGGATTTACCGGAGGAATCACAGCACGCTACATTTCAGAGAAATACTTTGCGATGATCTGTGGTATCCAACTAGAGTTAAACTATTCGCAGCGTGGTTGGAGTGAATTAATAGAGGAAAACACAGATACTTACAGCCGCACCATGAACTATCTGGAAGTCCCATTTTTAGCTCATCTTGCATTCGGAAAAGATAATGGTACCCAGTTTTTCTTAAACCTAGGACCTCAAATAGCTTTTCTCTTAAATGAAAAAGAAAAAAAGAGTACCCCCTTCTCTCCAATTAGCCGTACAAGTAAGCAGTATGGAAAAATGGCCGAGAATAAATTTGATTACGGTATTTTAGGTGGAGCGGGATTAGAAATAAAGACCAAGGCAGGAAACTTCTTAGTCGAAGGACGCTACTACTTTGCATTGTCTGATTTCTATAAAACGACAAAGAAAGATTATTTCTCAAGAGCAGCACACTCTACTCTATCTGCCAGAATCACATACCTGTTTGATCTTACAAAATAA
- a CDS encoding DUF4293 domain-containing protein: MIQRIQTVYLLIVTILLAVTIFLPMGYFVAADSSAYSFMPAGVTINEIFHSTWGILVILVLSTLLSLVTIFMFKNRILQIRMTVFSSVLLIGYYLAFLAFMLMLKHDLGFSFRISWALSFPLIAIILNYLAIRAIGRDEVMVKAADRLR; the protein is encoded by the coding sequence ATGATTCAACGTATTCAAACTGTTTATTTATTGATAGTTACTATATTGCTTGCGGTTACTATCTTTTTGCCAATGGGATATTTTGTTGCTGCGGATTCTTCTGCATATAGTTTTATGCCTGCTGGTGTTACTATTAACGAAATATTTCATTCTACATGGGGGATTTTAGTTATTCTTGTGTTGAGCACACTTTTGTCTCTTGTTACTATATTTATGTTTAAAAATCGAATTCTTCAGATAAGAATGACTGTGTTTTCGAGTGTGTTACTTATCGGTTATTACTTGGCTTTTCTAGCTTTCATGTTGATGCTTAAACATGATTTGGGATTTTCTTTCCGAATTTCATGGGCACTTTCTTTTCCTTTGATAGCCATAATTCTTAATTATTTGGCTATTCGTGCTATTGGGCGTGATGAAGTGATGGTAAAAGCTGCGGATAGGCTGAGATAG
- a CDS encoding DNA-directed RNA polymerase subunit omega yields the protein MDYKKSNAPSSTITRDMMELCADTGNVYETVAIIGKRSNQINVEIKNDLSKKLQEFASYSDNLEEVFENREQIEISRYYEKLPKPTLIAAQEYLEGKVYYRNPAKEKEKLQ from the coding sequence ATGGATTACAAAAAATCGAATGCTCCGTCGAGTACTATTACTCGTGACATGATGGAATTATGTGCTGATACTGGTAATGTCTATGAAACTGTAGCGATCATCGGTAAACGTTCTAATCAAATTAATGTTGAAATAAAGAATGATTTATCAAAGAAATTGCAAGAATTTGCTTCTTACAGTGATAACCTAGAAGAGGTCTTTGAAAATAGAGAGCAAATTGAGATTTCGCGTTATTACGAGAAATTACCTAAACCGACTCTTATTGCTGCTCAGGAATATTTGGAAGGAAAGGTTTATTATAGAAACCCGGCAAAAGAAAAAGAAAAATTGCAGTAA
- the bamD gene encoding outer membrane protein assembly factor BamD, translating into MKKKTIVYLLAVIMFSSCGEYNKLLKSTDYEYKYEAAKNYFAKGQYNKSATLLNELITILKGTDKAEESLYMLGMSYYNQGDYQTAAQTFITYYNTYPRGTFTELARFHAGKALYLDTPEARLDQSGTYSAIQQLQLFVEYFPKSSKKQEAQKMIFELQDKLVLKEYLSAKLYYNLGNYLGNNYLSCVVTAQNALKDYPYTHYREDLSILILKAKYEMAIYSVEDKKQERYREAIDEYYAFVNEFPESKYLKDAEKIFKASSEMVKN; encoded by the coding sequence ATGAAGAAAAAGACCATTGTATATTTGCTTGCGGTTATCATGTTCTCCTCGTGTGGCGAGTATAACAAACTGCTGAAGAGCACTGATTATGAGTACAAATATGAAGCGGCCAAAAACTACTTTGCTAAAGGTCAGTATAACAAATCGGCAACATTATTAAATGAGCTAATTACCATTCTGAAAGGTACTGATAAAGCTGAAGAATCTCTCTATATGCTGGGGATGAGTTATTACAATCAAGGTGATTATCAGACTGCTGCTCAAACATTTATCACTTATTATAACACGTATCCGAGAGGAACTTTCACCGAATTGGCGCGTTTCCATGCCGGTAAAGCACTCTATCTTGATACTCCTGAAGCTCGTTTAGATCAATCCGGAACATATAGTGCCATCCAGCAATTGCAGCTGTTCGTAGAGTATTTCCCTAAGAGCTCTAAAAAGCAGGAAGCTCAAAAGATGATCTTTGAATTGCAAGATAAACTGGTATTGAAAGAGTATCTTTCTGCAAAATTATATTATAACTTAGGTAATTATTTAGGCAACAACTATTTGTCATGTGTTGTGACTGCACAAAATGCTTTGAAAGATTATCCTTATACCCACTATCGTGAAGATCTGTCTATCCTTATATTAAAGGCTAAATATGAAATGGCTATTTATAGTGTGGAGGATAAAAAACAAGAACGCTATCGTGAGGCTATTGACGAATATTATGCGTTCGTAAATGAATTTCCCGAAAGTAAGTATTTGAAAGATGCTGAGAAGATATTTAAGGCATCAAGTGAAATGGTTAAAAATTGA
- a CDS encoding amino acid-binding protein: MIAKQLSVFLENKQGRLTEVTKVLAEEGINLSALCIAETADFGILRSVVSDPDRAYRVLKEKHFAVSITDVVGINCPNVPGALAKVLDYLSQAGVFIEYMYSFANNGSANVIIRPNDMPNCIRVLMEKKVDLLAASDLYKL, from the coding sequence ATGATAGCAAAACAATTATCTGTTTTCTTGGAGAATAAACAAGGACGTCTTACAGAAGTGACTAAGGTATTGGCAGAAGAAGGCATTAATCTCTCTGCTTTGTGCATAGCAGAAACGGCTGACTTTGGTATTTTACGCAGTGTTGTGTCTGATCCGGATAGAGCGTATCGTGTTCTTAAAGAAAAACATTTTGCGGTGAGCATTACTGATGTGGTGGGTATTAATTGTCCTAACGTGCCGGGGGCTTTGGCTAAGGTTCTTGATTACCTTTCTCAGGCGGGAGTTTTTATTGAGTACATGTACTCCTTTGCTAATAACGGATCGGCAAATGTGATTATACGCCCTAATGACATGCCTAATTGTATTCGTGTATTAATGGAGAAAAAAGTAGACTTGTTAGCTGCAAGTGATTTATATAAACTCTAA
- a CDS encoding phenylacetate--CoA ligase: protein MIWNESIECMDRENLRKVQSIRLKKIVEHVYHNTPFYRKKMQELGISPDDINDLSDITKLPFTTKLDLRDNYPFGLCAVPMSEIVRIHASSGTTGKPTVVGYTRKDLTAWTECLSRCFTAYGAGRSDVFQIAYGYGLFTGGLGAHYGAENIGASVIPMSSGNTEKQITLMHDFGTTVLCCTPSYALFMADSIKDAGFPRTDFKLKVGVFGAEPWTESMRKEIEDKLAIKAYDIYGLSEIAGPGVGYECECQNGTHLNEDHFFPEIINPKTLQPVEPGETGELVFTHLTKEGMPLLRYRTKDLTSLHYEKCSCGRTLVRMDRILGRSDDMLIIRGVNVFPTQIESVILEMPEFEPHYLLLVDRVNNTDMMELKVEVRPDFYSDEINKMLALKKKLTARLHSILGLGVDVKLVEPRSIERSVGKAKRVIDNRKL from the coding sequence ATGATTTGGAATGAAAGTATCGAATGCATGGACCGAGAAAACCTTCGTAAAGTCCAAAGCATCAGGTTGAAAAAGATAGTAGAACACGTTTATCACAACACACCTTTTTATAGAAAGAAAATGCAGGAACTGGGAATTTCCCCAGATGATATAAACGACCTTTCCGATATCACTAAATTACCTTTTACCACAAAATTAGATTTGAGAGATAACTATCCGTTTGGCTTGTGTGCTGTGCCTATGAGCGAGATTGTGCGTATTCACGCATCATCAGGAACAACGGGAAAACCTACTGTGGTGGGATATACTCGTAAAGATCTAACGGCTTGGACAGAATGTTTGTCTCGTTGTTTTACTGCTTATGGTGCTGGACGTTCGGATGTCTTTCAGATAGCTTACGGATACGGTCTCTTTACCGGTGGATTAGGTGCTCACTATGGCGCTGAAAATATTGGTGCATCGGTGATACCCATGTCGAGTGGAAATACGGAGAAACAGATTACGCTGATGCATGATTTTGGTACGACGGTTTTGTGTTGTACCCCTTCTTATGCTCTTTTTATGGCAGATTCAATTAAAGATGCGGGATTCCCCCGAACTGATTTTAAACTGAAAGTTGGGGTTTTCGGTGCAGAACCTTGGACAGAGAGTATGCGTAAGGAGATTGAAGATAAATTGGCTATTAAAGCGTATGATATTTACGGTTTGAGCGAGATTGCCGGACCTGGAGTAGGGTATGAGTGTGAATGCCAAAATGGAACGCATCTGAATGAAGATCACTTTTTCCCTGAAATAATCAATCCGAAAACCTTGCAACCCGTTGAACCGGGCGAAACAGGTGAGTTGGTCTTCACTCATTTGACTAAAGAAGGAATGCCTTTGCTTCGTTATCGCACCAAAGACCTAACCTCTTTACATTATGAAAAATGTTCATGCGGACGTACATTGGTGCGTATGGACAGGATATTGGGTAGGAGTGATGATATGCTGATTATTCGTGGAGTGAATGTATTTCCTACTCAGATAGAATCGGTTATTCTCGAAATGCCTGAATTTGAACCACATTATTTGTTATTGGTCGATAGAGTTAACAATACGGATATGATGGAGTTAAAAGTAGAGGTACGACCTGATTTTTACTCTGATGAGATAAACAAGATGCTAGCGTTGAAAAAGAAACTGACAGCCCGTCTTCATAGTATTTTGGGCCTTGGGGTGGATGTGAAACTTGTTGAGCCCAGAAGTATCGAGCGGAGTGTGGGAAAGGCTAAGCGAGTTATAGATAATAGAAAACTATAA
- a CDS encoding NCS2 family permease — protein MKFLQLVGYHGQTSIRTECVAGLTTFLTMSYILAVNPDILSQAGMSKESVFTATALASAFATICMAFLAKLPVALAPAMGVNAFFAFTLVQGMHLSWQTALAAVLIEGVIFILITLFNIREAIVNSIPMSLRYAISAGIGMFISFIGLKNAGIIVSNEATFVMLGKFTPAALLAVIGIIISGILMKKKVKGALFYSIMICTVIGIPMGVTQMPDHFSPISMPHSIEPTFMKFDFSQIFSIDMLIIVFVLIFMDLFDTIGTLIGVTSKAGLMDKDGKIPHIKEALLADAIGTTFGACCGTSTIGSYVESASGISEGGRTGLTSLTVAGFFLLSLFFAPLFLLIPSAATTGALFIVGVLMISNIPNIDLSDISEALPAFVTMLMMVLTYSIADGIILGMLSYVIIKVFTGEYKKISATLYILSVLFIIKLIIG, from the coding sequence ATGAAATTTTTGCAACTAGTAGGCTACCACGGCCAAACCAGCATCCGCACCGAGTGTGTTGCGGGACTTACCACCTTCCTAACAATGTCGTATATCTTAGCCGTTAACCCGGATATATTGTCTCAGGCAGGAATGAGTAAGGAATCTGTTTTTACAGCGACCGCATTAGCTTCAGCATTTGCAACCATCTGCATGGCTTTTTTAGCCAAATTACCGGTAGCTCTAGCTCCCGCGATGGGCGTCAACGCATTTTTTGCCTTCACCCTTGTTCAGGGAATGCACCTCAGTTGGCAAACAGCCCTTGCCGCCGTTCTAATAGAAGGAGTAATCTTTATCCTCATCACTCTATTTAATATTCGAGAAGCGATAGTTAACAGTATCCCGATGAGTTTGAGATATGCCATTTCAGCCGGTATCGGAATGTTTATTTCATTCATCGGATTAAAAAATGCCGGAATTATAGTCTCTAACGAAGCAACCTTTGTTATGCTTGGCAAGTTCACCCCTGCTGCATTACTTGCTGTTATCGGTATTATAATCAGCGGAATATTAATGAAAAAAAAGGTAAAAGGAGCTTTATTTTACAGCATCATGATCTGTACCGTTATCGGTATACCTATGGGAGTGACCCAAATGCCCGACCATTTTTCGCCCATCTCTATGCCTCATTCCATCGAACCGACTTTTATGAAATTCGATTTTAGTCAAATATTCTCCATTGATATGCTGATTATTGTCTTTGTTCTTATCTTCATGGACTTATTTGACACTATAGGCACATTAATCGGAGTAACCTCCAAAGCAGGACTGATGGATAAAGACGGTAAGATTCCTCATATTAAAGAAGCCCTTCTTGCCGATGCTATCGGAACAACTTTCGGCGCATGTTGCGGAACGTCTACCATTGGTTCTTACGTAGAAAGTGCGTCAGGTATCAGTGAAGGTGGACGCACCGGACTCACTTCGCTCACCGTAGCAGGATTCTTTTTATTGTCGCTCTTCTTCGCTCCTCTTTTCTTGCTGATCCCGAGTGCAGCAACTACAGGAGCGCTATTTATTGTAGGTGTGTTGATGATCAGTAACATCCCCAATATCGATCTTAGTGATATTTCCGAAGCACTTCCCGCATTTGTCACTATGCTCATGATGGTGCTGACCTACTCCATCGCCGACGGTATTATTTTAGGTATGCTCAGCTACGTAATTATCAAAGTCTTTACCGGAGAGTATAAAAAGATATCCGCAACTTTATACATCTTATCTGTGTTGTTTATCATAAAATTAATCATCGGATAA